In Caretta caretta isolate rCarCar2 chromosome 4, rCarCar1.hap1, whole genome shotgun sequence, one genomic interval encodes:
- the ATOH1 gene encoding transcription factor ATOH1: protein MSHLRAAAAEWVEGGRDLGAQQQLEQTLLGQEHPGCGFPPAWLGMCCPARVPAAAAASPRYLLPGAEEEEEESLEAGGAEQHLGGCRSGPSGKLCKLPGGVPSAEGVSGCGRQRAPSGGLRQQVSGVQKQRRLAANARERRRMHGLNHAFDQLRNVIPSFNNDKKLSKYETLQMAQIYISALAELLHSPAAPADTPGKGEHRAPPHESTGAEAGAAGQGQGQQQKPSSSGHCRTRFPQQPAAGGYSVPLDPLHFSSFQESGLMAQKAPSPALLGQPQERSKPSPRSHRSDGEFSPRSHYSDSDEGS from the coding sequence ATGAGCCACCTGCGGGCGGCCGCCGCCGAGTGGGTGGAAGGCGGCAGGGACTTGggggcccagcagcagctggagcagactCTCCTAGGGCAGGAGCATCCCGGCTGCGGTTTCCCCCCTGCCTGGCTGGGCATGTGCTGCCCGGCACGCGTCCCCGCAGCCGCGGCCGCCTCCCCCAGATACCTGCTGCCcggagcagaggaggaggaggaggagtcgcTGGAGGCGGGGGGAGCCGAGCAGCACCTGGGCGGCTGCAGGAGCGGCCCCTCGGGGAAACTGTGCAAGCTGCCAGGGGGCGTCCCGTCGGCGGAGGGGGTGTCGGGCTGCGGCAGGCAGCGCGCCCCGTCCggggggctccggcagcaggtgAGCGGCGTGCAGAAGCAGCGGCGGCTGGCGGCCAACGCCCGGGAGCGGCGGCGGATGCACGGGCTGAACCACGCCTTCGACCAGCTGCGCAATGTCATCCCCTCCTTCAACAACGACAAGAAGCTGTCCAAGTACGAGACCCTGCAGATGGCGCAGATCTACATCAGCGCGCTGGCCGAGCTGTTGCACAGCCCGGCCGCGCCCGCCGACACCCCGGGCAAGGGCGAGCACCGCGCGCCGCCCCACGAGTCAACCGGAGCAGAGGCCGGAGCGGCAGGGCAAGGAcaggggcagcagcagaaacccTCGTCCTCCGGCCACTGCAGGACTCGCTTTCCCCAGCAGCCGGCTGCTGGGGGCTACTCGGTGCCGCTGGACCCTCTGCACTTCTCCTCCTTCCAGGAGAGCGGCCTGATGGCACAGAAAGCCCCCTCTCCGGCCCTTCTCGGGCAGCCGCAGGAGAGGAGCAAACCATCGCCTCGGTCCCACAGGAGCGACGGAGAGTTCTCGCCCCGCTCCCACTACAGTGACTCTGATGAGGGCAGCTAG